Proteins co-encoded in one Candidatus Zixiibacteriota bacterium genomic window:
- a CDS encoding peptidylprolyl isomerase produces the protein MKTLSSTFIVLILLSCFLIGCGTDVAQEGDSVRVRYIGRLDTGEVFDSSQTDLPMVFSIGAGQVIPGFDKAVTGMAVGETKTVTLPPEDAYGMPDSNLTHQMLISDFPPDITPSVGQILDMGQPDGRAVQVLIENIKEDTVYLNANHYLAGKTLVFDLELIEIVK, from the coding sequence ATGAAAACACTGTCCAGTACATTCATAGTTCTTATTCTACTATCCTGTTTCCTGATTGGATGTGGTACAGACGTAGCCCAGGAAGGTGATAGTGTCCGGGTACGGTATATCGGACGGCTCGATACCGGCGAAGTTTTTGACAGTTCGCAAACAGATCTGCCGATGGTATTCTCGATCGGCGCCGGGCAGGTCATTCCCGGGTTTGACAAGGCTGTCACTGGTATGGCAGTGGGCGAAACCAAAACCGTGACACTACCTCCCGAAGACGCTTACGGGATGCCGGATTCAAACCTCACCCACCAGATGCTGATCAGTGATTTCCCTCCTGATATCACGCCCAGTGTTGGCCAAATACTGGATATGGGTCAACCGGATGGTCGTGCAGTGCAAGTCCTGATAGAGAACATCAAGGAAGACACCGTCTATCTCAATGCCAACCATTACCTGGCCGGCAAAACGCTGGTTTTCGACCTGGAGTTGATAGAGATAGTAAAATAG